Genomic DNA from Streptomyces sp. AM 2-1-1:
TGCGCCGCGCTTCTTCATGGACGCGGCCGCGCAGATCACTCCCAGGACCACGGCGAGCCCGCCGATGATCACGTTGTTCAGGATCACGCCCAGATCGGGGCCGCTGCCCACGATCCATGGCGCGACGATCATCCAGGCACCCATCGCGCAGATGGCCCAGCTCAGCCCGTACATCCGCGAGGGCGACGCGGTGAAGCCGAGGCCCAGGACCGCGAGGGCGATGCCGATGACCAGGTTGTGCTGGACCAGGGAGGGCTGGCTCGACGTGAAGTGGAGCACCCAGGGGGAGACCGCGCAGTACAGACCGAGGAGGAAGACCGGTGCGTCCACGAGGGCCACGTCACGGCCCCCGAGCGTGCGGTCGTAGCGCTCCCGCATCTCCGGGAGGTCCGGATGATCCGCCATGTCGGCGGACGAGTCGGCACGGGTGCCGGCACGGGTGTGAGAGAGGTCGGACATGAGTCGTCTCCTTTTCTGTCCCGTGGGCCCGCCCGCCTCCGGCCCGAACTGGACGGAACGCCTGGTACGGACGGTGCCTCTCACCCCATGGTGCTCTTATCTCCCATTTACGCGGAGAGGTCCGGGGCGGGCCGGCCGCGCTTATCGCGGTGCACCCTCGGCCCGTAGGGAGCGCACCGCGATGAGCGCGGCCGACCCGTTCGGACCGGAAGAGGGCTCGGCGGGCGGTGGTCCCGCCGGCCAAGCCCTCCCCGGGGGCCCGGCCCAGCGGGCCGGGGCGGCGACTACATGGGCGGCATGAGGACCGAGTCGACGATGTAGACCGTGGCGTTGGCCGTCCGGACGTTGCCGCAGACGATCTTCGCGCTGTCGTTCACGGTGTAGGTCATGTCCGAGCCGGACGTCGTCAGCTTGCTCTTCTCCAGCGTCGCGAAGGAGCCGTTCGGCAGCTGCTTCGGAGCGATCTTCTCGCCGACCACGTGGTAGGTGAGGACCTTGGTCAGCTGCTCCTTGTCGGCGAGCAGCTTCTCCAGGTCGGCCTTCGGGACCTTGGCGAACGCCTCGTTGGTCGGCGCGAACACCGTGATGTTCTCGGCGTTGTTCAGCGTGTCGACCAGACCGGCCGCCTTGACCGCGGTGACCAGGGTCGCGAGGTCGGGGTTGTTCGACGCGGCGGTGGCGACCGGGTCCTGCGCCATGCCGTCGAAGGAGCCCGCACCGTCCTGCGGCACGGA
This window encodes:
- a CDS encoding SPW repeat protein; translated protein: MSDLSHTRAGTRADSSADMADHPDLPEMRERYDRTLGGRDVALVDAPVFLLGLYCAVSPWVLHFTSSQPSLVQHNLVIGIALAVLGLGFTASPSRMYGLSWAICAMGAWMIVAPWIVGSGPDLGVILNNVIIGGLAVVLGVICAAASMKKRGARGSRASRAGQASRASRG
- a CDS encoding fasciclin domain-containing protein, producing MNHPHLRRLAVAVAAAAVLPLALTACSSSDSKDSAAGSAPDKSASASASTGDSASPDQPFGPACSSVPQDGAGSFDGMAQDPVATAASNNPDLATLVTAVKAAGLVDTLNNAENITVFAPTNEAFAKVPKADLEKLLADKEQLTKVLTYHVVGEKIAPKQLPNGSFATLEKSKLTTSGSDMTYTVNDSAKIVCGNVRTANATVYIVDSVLMPPM